One genomic segment of Hordeum vulgare subsp. vulgare chromosome 2H, MorexV3_pseudomolecules_assembly, whole genome shotgun sequence includes these proteins:
- the LOC123426621 gene encoding chaperone protein ClpD2, chloroplastic codes for MEACCCSSSAAAPPASILATGAGLRRRFSPATVAAAASGGRAVALAHPLRASSGTLLAPPPPRRGQQRRGAAGLVVRAVFERFTERAVKAVVLSQREARGMGDEVVAPHHLLLGLVAEDRSAAGFLASGVRIERAREACRAAVGKGGPAQAATGLATDVPFSGASKRVFVAAVEFSRNMGCNFISPDHIALGLFDLDDPTTNSILKSLGVVPAQLAKQALTRVKGELAKDGREPLGLSSFKLRDKSTAGNGRTGIAKYSNKKKEKSALAQFCIDLTMRASGGFIDPVIGRAKEIERVVQIICRRTKNNPILLGEAGVGKTAIAEGLALKIANGDVPIFLVGKRILSLDVALLMAGAKERGELEARVTSLIREVRKADDVILFIDEVHTLIGSGIAGRGNKGAGLDIANLLKPALARGELQCIASTTLDEHRLHFEKDKALARRFQPVFVNEPSQEDAVKILLGLREKYETYHKCKYTLEGINAAVYLSMRYIPDRHLPDKVIDLIDEAGSRARMESFKKKKEEQCSIILKSPDEYWQEIRAVQAMHEVAQTNRLKYSLNENDQENEVNVEVLDDSKTSPRTTPSTSADEPSVVGSEEIARVTSLWSGIPVQQLTADERKLLVGLDDELRKRVIGQDDAVVAISRAVKRSRVGMSDPDRPIATLLFCGPTGVGKTELTKALASTYFGSESAMVRLDMSEYMERHAVSKLIGSPPGYMGFGEGGTLTEAVRRKPFTVVLFDEIEKAHPDIFNILLQVFEDGHLTDSQGRRVSFKNTLIVMTSNVGSTSISKGTMSMGFQTQSDTEENTYAVMKSLVMEELKAFFRPELLNRMDEVVVFRPLEKTQMLAILNIIMEEVKGRLLALGIGLVVSDAMKNMISQQGYDKSYGARPLRRAVTQLVEDVISEAILSGQYKPGDTIMMDTDDKGKPCLSRLNDQTVQVSDPTPTL; via the exons ATGGAGGCGTGCTGCTGCTCCTCGTCAGCGGCGGCCCCGCCCGCCTCCATCCTCGCCACGGGCGCCGGCCTCCGCCGCCGCTTCTCCCCGGCGACGGTTGCGGCCGCCGCGTCGGGCGGTAGGGCGGTGGCGCTCGCGCACCCGCTCCGCGCCTCCTCCGGGACCCtgctggcgccgccgccgcctcggcgGGGGCAGCAGCGGCGCGGGGCCGCGGGCCTCGTCGTCAGGGCGGTGTTCGAGCGGTTCACCGAGCGGGCAGTCAAGGCGGTGGTGCTCTCGCAGCGGGAGGCCCGCGGGATGGGGGACGAGGTCGTCGCGCCGCACCACCTGCTGCTGGGCCTCGTCGCCGAGGACCGGTCCGCGGCGGGGTTCCTCGCGTCGGGCGTCCGAATCGAGCGAGCCCGCGAGGCGTGCCGCGCCGCCGTCGGGAAGGGCGGGCCCGCTCAGGCCGCCACGGGGCTGGCCACGGACGTGCCCTTCTCTGGGGCCAGCAAGCGCGTGTTCGTCGCAGCCGTCGAGTTCTCCAGGAATATGGGGTGCAACTTTATCTCCCCGGACCACATTGCGCTCGGCCTCTTCGACCTGGACGATCCGACAACCAACAGCATCCTCAAGAG CTTAGGAGTAGTTCCAGCTCAGCTAGCAAAGCAGGCTCTTACCCGAGTCAAAGGGGAGCTAGCGAAGGATGGCAGAGAGCCTCTGGGTTTGTCTTCTTTCAAATTGCGTGATAAATCCACTGCTGGAAATGGGAGGACTGGAATTGCCAAATACTCCAATAAAAAGAAAG AGAAGAGCGCACTAGCTCAATTTTGTATAGATTTGACTATGCGAGCCAGTGGGGGGTTTATTGATCCTGTTATTGGTCGTGCAAAGGAGATTGAAAGAGTAGTTCAGATTATATGCCGGCGCACAAAGAACAATCCAATTCTTTTGGGTGAAGCAGGTGTTGGAAAAACTGCCATTGCTGAAGGGTTGGCTCTTAAAATTGCTAATGGAGATGTGCCTATTTTCCTTGTG GGAAAGCGTATACTGTCACTAGATGTTGCTTTACTGATGGCTGGTGCAAAAGAGAGGGGCGAATTGGAAGCCAGGGTTACTAGTTTAATACGTGAAGTGCGCAAAGCAG ATGATGTTATTCTCTTCATCGACGAAGTTCATACTCTTATTGGGTCTGGAATTGCTGGAAGAGGAAATAAGGGAGCTGGTCTTGATATCGCTAATCTGCTGAAACCTGCACTTGCTAGGGGTGAATTGCAG TGCATTGCATCTACAACTCTGGATGAGCATCGTTTGCATTTCGAAAAGGATAAGGCTTTGGCCCGCCGATTCCAGCCAGTATTTGTAAATGAGCCTAGTCAG GAGGATGCTGTGAAGATATTACTTGGTCTGCGTGAAAAATATGAGACTTATCACAAATGCAAATACACCTTAGAAGGCATTAATGCGGCAGTTTATTTGTCAATGAGGTATATCCCTGACAGGCATCTTCCTGACAAGGTTATTGACCTAATTGATGAGGCCGGTAGCAGAGCTCGGATGGAATCATttaaaaagaagaaggaagagcagTGCTCCATTATTTTGAAGTCACCAGATGAATATTGGCAAGAGATTAGAGCTGTCCAGGCCATGCATGAAGTG GCACAAACTAACAGGTTGAAATATTCTCTAAATGAAAATGACCAAGAGAATGAGGTTAATGTTGAAGTACTGGATGATAGCAAGACAAGTCCAAGAACAACACCGTCAACTTCAGCTGATGA ACCATCTGTGGTTGGATCAGAGGAAATCGCAAGAGTCACATCATTGTGGTCGGGTATACCAGTCCAGCAGCTGACTGCAGATGAAAGAAAGCTTCTAGTAGGACTAGACGATGAACTCAGAAAGCGTGTCATAGGTCAAGATGATGCTGTTGTGGCTATATCAAGAGCTGTGAAGAGATCACGCGTTGGCATGAGTGATCCCGACAGACCTATTGCTACTCTACTTTTCTGTGGTCCAACAGGAGTTGGAAAGACTGAATTAACCAAAGCTCTAGCATCAACTTACTTTGGATCT GAGTCAGCTATGGTTAGATTAGATATGAGTGAGTACATGGAGCGGCATGCTGTGAGCAAGCTTATAGGCTCTCCTCCAGGGTACATGGGATTTGGTGAAGGTGGTACTTTGACAGAAGCAGTCAGGAGAAAACCATTCACTGTGGTATTGTTTGATGAAATAGAGAAAGCTCATCCTGATATTTTCAATATTCTTCTCCAAGTGTTTGAAGATGGTCATTTGACGGACTCACAG GGCCGCAGGGTTTCCTTCAAGAATACATTAATTGTCATGACATCAAATGTTGGTTCTACATCGATTTCCAAAGGAACGATGAGCATGGGTTTCCAGACGCAAAGTGATACAGAAGAGAACACATACGCTGTAATGAAATCCTTGGTAATGGAAGAGTTGAAGGCATTTTTTCGACCTGAATTGCTCAATAGAATGGATGAGGTGGTTGTGTTCCGTCCACTTGAGAAGACTCAG ATGCTGGCTATTCTTAATATAATTATGGAAGAGGTGAAGGGTAGGCTTTTGGCCCTCGGTATCGGCTTAGTAGTATCTGATGCCATGAAGAACATGATTTCTCAGCAAGGATACGACAAGAGCTATGGTGCACGGCCACTTAGAAGGGCCGTCACTCAATTGGTTGAGGATGTCATCAGCGAAGCAATTCTCTCTGGGCAGTACAAACCTGGTGATACCATAATGATGGACACTGATGACAAGGGAAAACCTTGCTTGAGCCGGTTGAATGATCAGACTGTTCAAGTTTCTGATCCAACACCAACGCTTTGA
- the LOC123426622 gene encoding chloroplastic import inner membrane translocase subunit HP30-2-like, whose product MEGMGQKRRPLVVMASSSTTAAQSASRGGANPLAELTDRFRSLEVGVREWMAKQPTHIEAAVTTAFGAVQGGALGGLMGTFAPEGGAGLPVPQPPPGLDPKAMATFKQAQALAGGPLVQARNFAVMTGANAGISCVMRRVRGVEDLQGSMTAAFGSGALFSIVSGMGTPNPVVNAITTGMAFAVFQGGFFIVGQKFSKTKTHNEDMNYSRGRTMLNQLGLQNYEKNFKKGLLTDETLPLLNESALRDVNIPPGPRLVILDHIKREPGLAKSN is encoded by the exons ATGGAAGGGATGGGGCAGAAGAGGCGCCCGCTGGTGGTGATGGCCTCCTCGTCCACTACGGCAGCGCAGTCCGCGTCGCGGGGCGGGGCCAACCCGCTGGCCGAGCTGACCGACCGCTTCAGGTCGCTGGAGGTCGGGGTGCGCGAGTGGATGGCGAAGCAGCCCACCCACATCGAGGCCGCCGTCACCACGGCGTTCGGGGCTGTGCAGGGCGGCGCGCTCGGCGGGCTCATGGGCACGTTCGCGCCCGAAGGAGGGGCGGGGCTCCCCGTGCCGCAGCCGCCTCCCGGTCTCGACCCCAAGGCCATGGCCACCTTCAAGCAAGCGCAG GCTTTGGCAGGCGGGCCACTGGTGCAAGCTCGAAATTTTGCAGTCATGACTGGTGCAAATGCAGGCATATCTTGTGTTATGAGAAGGGTACGAGGAGTGGAGGATCTCCAGGGCAG CATGACAGCAGCTTTTGGTTCTGGTGCTCTATTCTCCATTGTGAGTGGAATGGGAACCCCGAATCCAGTTGTTAATGCAATTACAACTGGTATGGCTTTTGCAGTATTTCAAGGTGGCTTTTTCATT GTTGGGCAGAAATTCTCGAAGACAAAGACGCATAATGAAGATATGAACTATTCTCGTGGAAgaactatgttgaaccaattgggcCTCCAAAACTATGAGAAGAATTTCAAGAAGGGTCTTCTAACTGATGAAACACTGCCTCTTCTCAATGAAAG CGCACTCAGAGATGTGAATATCCCCCCTGGTCCAAGACTTGTCATACTTGATCACATTAAAAG AGAACCTGGGTTGGCGAAATCAAACTGA
- the LOC123430240 gene encoding momilactone A synthase-like — protein sequence MASSSDVVPASARKLDGKVALITGGASGIGECTARLFVQHGASVVLADIQDDLGARLCAELGPAASSYVRCDVTSEEDVAAAVDHAVARFGKLDIMFNNAGIGGAACHSIRDSTKEDFERVLAVNLVGPFLGTKHAARVMVPARQGCIIGTSSLASAVGGVASHAYTCAKRALVGLTENAATELGQHGIRVNCISPAAAATPLATGYVGLDGEAFEMAMESFANLKGVGLRVKDIAAAVLFLVSDDARYVSGHNLLIDGGISVSNLTFGIFKE from the exons ATGGCAAGCAGCTCTGATGTCGTTCCTGCCTCTGCAAGGAA GCTGGACGGCAAGGTGGCGCTGATCACCGGCGGCGCGAGCGGCATCGGCGAGTGCACGGCGCGGCTGTTCGTGCAGCACGGGGCCAGCGTCGTCCTCGCCGACATCCAGGACGATCTCGGCGCGCGCCTCTGCGCGGAGCTCGGCCCGGCGGCCTCCAGCTACGTGCGGTGCGACGTCACCAGCGAGGAGGACGTCGCGGCGGCCGTCGATCACGCCGTCGCCAGGTTCGGGAAGCTGGACATCATGTTCAACAACGCCGGCATCGGCGGCGCGGCGTGCCACAGCATCCGGGACAGCACCAAGGAGGACTTCGAGCGCGTGCTGGCCGTCAACCTCGTGGGGCCCTTCCTGGGTACCAAGCACGCGGCGCGGGTCATGGTGCCCGCGCGGCAAGGCTGCATCATCGGGACGTCGAGCCTGGCGTCGGCGGTGGGCGGCGTGGCGTCGCACGCCTACACGTGCGCCAAGCGCGCCCTGGTCGGGCTGACGGAAAACGCGGCGACGGAGCTTGGCCAGCATGGGATCCGCGTCAACTGCATCtccccggcggcggcggccacgccgctggccACGGGCTACGTGGGGCTGGACGGCGAGGCGTTCGAGATGGCCATGGAGTCCTTTGCTAACCTCAAGGGCGTGGGACTGCGGGTCAAAGACATCGCCGCCGCCGTGCTGTTTCTTGTCAGCGATGACGCGCGCTACGTGAGCGGCCACAACCTGCTCATCGACGGCGGCATCTCCGTCTCAAACCTTACCTTCGGCATCTTCAAGGAGTAA